From the Candidatus Krumholzibacteriia bacterium genome, the window ACGCGTCGGCCTGCTGGAAGCGCGTCCTGGACATCACGCTGAGCGTGCTCGGCCTGGTGCTGACGGCGCCGCTCATGCTGGCGACCATCGTCCTGATCAAGGCAACGTCCCCGGGCCCGGTGTTCTACCGCCAGGAGCGCATCGGGCTCAACCGCCGCAGTCAGGATCGCCGCGGCCGCTCCGGGCAGCTCGGCGAGGATCGGCGCGGCCGGGACCGGCGCGTGCTGGTCAACTTCGGACGCCCCTTCACCATCTACAAGTTCCGCACCATGGTGGTGGATGCCGAGCGGGGAACGCCCCCCATGTGGGCCAAGGAGCGCGACCCGCGCATCACGCCGCTGGGGCGTATCCTGCGCAAGACCCGTATCGACGAGCTGCCCCAGTTCCTCAACGTGCTCCGTGGCGACATGAGCATCGTGGGCCCCCGGCCGGAGCGCGCCTACTTCATCGGGCGCATCGAGAAGGAACTGCCGGAATTCCAGCTGCGCCTGCGCGCCAAGCCCGGGATCACCGGACTGGCACAGGTGGAGCTTGGCTACACCAACACCGATGAAGGGCTGCGCGACAAGCTCCGCCACGATCTCGAGTACATCGGGCGCGTGAGCCCGGCCATGGACCTGAAGATTCTTCTGCGCACGTTCTTCGTCGTGCTGACGGGCCGGGGCGCCCATTAGCCCGGCCCTTTGCCCCGCACCATCCCACGCGTCACCGGCCGCCCCGCGCCCCTGCGCGGGCACGTAACTTGCTGCTGCACACGCATCTAACTAAGGGTGCGGCCACGCTTTTGCTTGCGGACCCAGCCCGGGCGGGGCATGCTGATCGGGGCGGCCGGCAGTCCGGCCAGAGGAAGCGGCGGCCCGCCGCTCCCGGCGCCCGGGGGGCCACGGAGGACGGTCTTGAGTCAGCAGACACCACGCGTCAGCATCGGATTGCCCGTCTACAACGGGGAGGCGTTTCTCGCGGAAGCGCTCGACTCGCTGCTCGCCCAGACCTTCACCGATTTTGAATTGATCGTGTCGGACAACGCGTCCACCGATGCCACCGCTGAAATCTGTCGTGAGCGGGCCGCGCGTGACGCGCGCGTGCGCTACCTGCGCAACGAAACCAACGTGGGTGCGATGCGGAATTTCAACAGTGTGTTCGAGCTGGCGCGCGGTGCGTATTTCAAATGGGCGGCGCACGACGACGTGCACGAGCCCACCTATCTGGAGCGCTGCGTCGATGTCCTCGACCGCAGTCCGGACGTGGCACTGGTGTATCCGGCGGCCCGCAACATCGACGCGAACGGCGAAACGCTGGGGACGGTCCTGCAGGGGCTGCGCTCCGATCGCCCCAGCCCCGTGGTCCGCTTCCGCGATCTCATCCGGCGCGACCACTCGTGCGTCGCGGTCCTGGGTGTGGGGCGTTCGGAGATCTTCCGCAAGACGCGCATGCTCGCCGGTTACGCGGACTGTGACCGGGTGCTCCTCGCCGAGATCGGGCTCGCCGGCCGGATCGTCGAACTGCCCGAGCCGCTGTTCGTGCACCGCCAGCACCAGAACCGTTCGGTGTGGCAGTACCGGACGCGCCAGAAGCGCAGCGCCTGGTTCGACCCGTCGCGGGCCGGCCGGCCTGCGTGGCCGTACACGCGCCAGTACCGGGGGTACCTGACCGCCATCAATCGCGCGCCGATTTCTCCCGCGCAGCGGCTGGCATGCCACGCGCTGATGTTCGAGTGGCTGATTCACAACGCCGACGGACTGTGGGAGGACCTGAGCTTCGCCATGACCCATCGACTGCGCCCCATAAAGCGCAAGCTGATGCCCGCGTCCGCCAGGGAAAGCGGCGCCGGGGGGAGGCGCGACACGTGACCCGCCCCGCGGAAGTTCCGGCCGCCGGCCCCTTGTTCCCGGACATCGGCGTCATCGCCCTGGTGCCGGAGCGCTGGGGCGGCATGTGGCTTTCCCGCCACCAGATTCTCTCGCGGTTGTCCCGCTACTTCCACGTGGTGTGGCACAACCCGGCGCGCCCCTGGAGGCATGCGCTGGCGACGCCCCGCATCGCGCACCCCGACGAAACGCCGCCGCCCGCGCGCGGCTTCACCGTCTACGACCCGGCGCCCTGGTTCCCGAGGCTCTATCGCCCCCGCTCGCTGGCGCGGGCCAGCGAGCGCGGACGGCTGGCGCGGGCACGACGCATCCTGGAGGACGCCGGGTGCACACGCATCGTGCTGTACATCTGGCAGCCGAAGTTCGCGGGTGCCGTTGACCTCGTGCCGCACGACGTGTGCTGCTACCACATCGTCGACGAGTACTCCTTCTCGGACGTCGAAGAGCCGCTCTCCCCGGTGGAACGGCGCCTCATCGAGCGGGTCGACCAGGTGATCGTGCACTCACCCGCGTTGCGCGAGAAGAAGGGCAGCCTGAACCCGAACACGGCGTACGTCACCAACGGTGTCGACTACGAC encodes:
- a CDS encoding glycosyltransferase; protein product: MSQQTPRVSIGLPVYNGEAFLAEALDSLLAQTFTDFELIVSDNASTDATAEICRERAARDARVRYLRNETNVGAMRNFNSVFELARGAYFKWAAHDDVHEPTYLERCVDVLDRSPDVALVYPAARNIDANGETLGTVLQGLRSDRPSPVVRFRDLIRRDHSCVAVLGVGRSEIFRKTRMLAGYADCDRVLLAEIGLAGRIVELPEPLFVHRQHQNRSVWQYRTRQKRSAWFDPSRAGRPAWPYTRQYRGYLTAINRAPISPAQRLACHALMFEWLIHNADGLWEDLSFAMTHRLRPIKRKLMPASARESGAGGRRDT
- a CDS encoding sugar transferase, whose product is MASFGHRFARRAEEQAAWGFPAQPLVLDHVRDVRLVCRDASACWKRVLDITLSVLGLVLTAPLMLATIVLIKATSPGPVFYRQERIGLNRRSQDRRGRSGQLGEDRRGRDRRVLVNFGRPFTIYKFRTMVVDAERGTPPMWAKERDPRITPLGRILRKTRIDELPQFLNVLRGDMSIVGPRPERAYFIGRIEKELPEFQLRLRAKPGITGLAQVELGYTNTDEGLRDKLRHDLEYIGRVSPAMDLKILLRTFFVVLTGRGAH